In one window of Henckelia pumila isolate YLH828 chromosome 1, ASM3356847v2, whole genome shotgun sequence DNA:
- the LOC140883334 gene encoding probable GABA transporter 2 isoform X2, translating to MREWWHAGFHLTTAIVGPTILTLPYAFRGLGWAMGFLCLTAMGVVTFYSYYLMSLVLDHCEKAGRRHIRFRELAADVLGSGWMFYFVIFIQTAINTGISIGAILLAGECLQIMYSNLSPNGPLKLYHFIAIVTVVMILLSQFPSFHSLRHINLGSLLLSFGYTFLVVGACINAGTSKNAPPKDYSLESSELSRVFSAFTSISILAAIFGNGILPEIQATLAPPATGKMTKGLIMCYTVIFLTFYSAAVSGYWVFGNKSNSNILKSLMPDEGPALAPVWLLGLAIICVLLQLLAIGLVYSQVAYEMMERKSADVNKPIFSKRNLIPRIILRSLYVIFCGFFAAMLPFFGDISAVVGAIGFIPLDFVLPMLLYNMTYKPTKSSPAYWINNSIIIIFTCVGLLGSFSSIRKLVLDAKEFKLFSDNVVD from the exons GTGGTTACTTTCTACTCCTATTATCTCATGTCGTTGGTGCTTGATCACTGTGAGAAGGCGGGGCGCCGCCATATACGATTCCGGGAGCTGGCTGCAGATGTATTAG GATCCGGATGGATGTTCTATTTTGTGATTTTCATTCAAACGGCAATCAATACGGGCATCAGTATTGGAGCTATCCTTCTTGCTGGGGAATGCCTTCAG ATCATGTATTCGAATCTCTCTCCTAATGGGCCGCTGAAATTATATCATTTCATAGCAATTGTTACAGTAGTTATGATACTCTTGTCTCAATTCCCAAGCTTTCATTCTCTGAGGCACATTAACCTGGGATCACTGCTTCTTAGCTTTGGCTATACTTTTCTCGTGGTTGGTGCTTGTATTAATGCAG GCACCTCTAAGAATGCCCCTCCAAAGGACTATTCTTTAGAATCCTCTGAATTATCGAGGGTTTTCAGTGCATTCACTTCTATATCCATATTAGCCGCCATATTCGGAAACGGTATACTACCTGAGATACAG GCAACACTGGCTCCACCAGCCACAGGGAAGATGACGAAAGGCTTAATAATGTGTTATACTGTAATTTTCCTGACCTTCTACTCCGCCGCAGTTTCCGGATATTGGGTTTTCGGGAATAAATCTAACTCAAACATTCTCAAAAGCTTAATGCCGGATGAGGGACCTGCCTTGGCTCCGGTTTGGCTTTTAGGTCTCGCAATTATATGTGTTCTCCTTCAACTTCTTGCCATCGGCCTT GTATATTCTCAAGTAGCTTATGAGATGATGGAAAGGAAATCAGCTGACGTGAACAAACCAATATTCTCCAAAAGAAACTTGATCCCGAGGATTATTCTTCGCTCCCTCTATGTGATATTTTGTGGGTTCTTCGCAGCTATGCTACCTTTCTTTGGTGACATCAGTGCTGTCGTAGGGGCCATCGGCTTCATCCCCCTCGATTTCGTCCTACCGATGCTTCTTTACAACATGACTTACAAACCCACAAAATCATCCCCTGCATATTGGATCAACAACTCAATTATCATCATTTTCACATGTGTTGGCTTACTGGGCTCGTTTTCTTCTATAAGAAAGCTGGTCTTAGACGCCAAAGAGTTCAAACTTTTCAGCGATAACGTCGTTGATTGA
- the LOC140875251 gene encoding uncharacterized protein: MEKITKTKRDQAESKHLVWDCGSSLYDSFELRSFEKQLSSAIASRTLSMPHLTDGHRLPPPLPPPQPTKKKPTSKIIRSVHRLMRSVFKPNHSSKINNSENDPFAPGFAPKEGFYVIYDKSGALSTIPEAPEREGHSPEIKSLVRRSKSERLSGAAAVTKSVGVYCM, from the coding sequence ATGGAGAAAATCACGAAAACGAAGCGAGATCAAGCAGAGTCGAAGCATTTGGTGTGGGACTGTGGCAGTTCTCTCTACGATTCGTTCGAGTTGAGATCATTCGAAAAGCAGCTCAGTTCCGCCATAGCTTCCAGAACTCTCTCCATGCCCCACCTAACCGACGGCCACCGCCTCCCTCCTCCTCTTCCTCCGCCGCAGCCGACAAAGAAGAAACCCACATCTAAAATCATACGCTCCGTCCACCGGCTCATGCGGTCGGTTTTCAAACCCAATCACAGCAGCAAGATCAACAACAGCGAAAACGACCCATTCGCCCCAGGATTCGCGCCCAAGGAAGGGTTTTACGTGATTTACGACAAATCCGGCGCACTTTCCACGATCCCAGAAGCCCCGGAGCGTGAAGGGCACTCGCCGGAAATCAAATCTCTGGTCAGAAGAAGTAAATCCGAAAGACTCAGTGGTGCTGCTGCTGTTACTAAATCTGTGGGTGTCTATTGTATGTGA
- the LOC140877210 gene encoding uncharacterized protein: MEVSVRVQCLLKSPVLTGSSILCKNRGWQVKPWSYSRETISTPKRYEFNCFGETEMGRRIVYRKGKQMICHGFLFPVDPWAPNVDSQSIASQLFAFSLFPYLVFLYFITKSKTAPRLTLFGFYFLLAFVGATIPAGIYAKVHYGTSLSNVDWLHGGAESLLTLTNLFIVLGLRDAIRKAGGENGNTSEFASKGKEEDEPSI; the protein is encoded by the exons ATGGAAGTTTCTGTTCGAGTTCAGTGTCTGTTGAAGTCTCCCGTGTTAACTGGTTCTTCAATCCTGTGTAAGAATAGAGGTTGGCAAGTAAAGCCTTGGAGCTACAGCAGAGAAACAATTTCAACTCCCAAGAGATATGAATTCAACTGTTTTGGTGAAACTGAAATGGGAAGAAGGATAGTTTATAGGAAAGGAAAACAGATGATTTGTCATGGGTTTTTGTTTCCTGTGGATCCATGGGCACCCAACGTTGATTCTCAGAGCATAGCTTCGCAGCTTTTTGCATTCTCTTTGTTTCCTTACCTGGTATTCTTGTATTTTATCACCAAATCCAAGACTGCTCCAAGACTCACTCTTTTTGGGTTCTATTTCTTGCTTGCTTTTGTTGGTGCCACAA TACCTGCTGGAATTTATG CAAAGGTTCACTATGGAACATCCTTGTCCAATGTCGACTGGTTGCATGGTGGGGCTGAGTCACTGCTTACTCTCACCAACCTGTTCATTGTGTTGGGTCTTAGGGATGCTATTAGAAAAGCTGGAGGCGAAAATGGAAATACATCAGAGTTTGCCTCCAAAGGTAAAGAAGAGGATGAGCCATCAATCTAG
- the LOC140877206 gene encoding probable WRKY transcription factor 53, whose translation MESVGTWQYNTLINELTQGMEKTNQLRSYLWSTSPSEAQDFMLQKILSSYDKALLILKWGGSNGAATLSTPETSVSVHGSLRSEDLNKSVNDNQDNMNASKKRKMQHTWTERVRVDSENGLEGPTDDGFSWRKYGQKYILGAKYPRSYYRCTYRHVQNCWATKQVQRSDDDLTMFDITYKGSHTCNLSSTNTVPPPASPEKQELKLNYGHNLQGQHSEALPYFKNSLSYSTEDLVNEEMPAHFSFQPTFAFHDEENHYFPTSALLDENHHQGGTISQHLISPATSESNYFSASTHVRIPNVQHSEADTADIISAQTSTTNSPIGGMEFLIDPTNLDPNFAFNMPEFFTYSNFEHGQ comes from the exons ATGGAGAGTGTTGGAACCTGGCAATACAATACACTTATCAACGAACTAACACAGGGGATGGAGAAAACCAACCAGCTTCGGAGTTATTTGTGGTCGACATCCCCGTCGGAAGCTCAGGACTTTATGCTGCAGAAGATACTGTCTTCATATGATAAGGCTTTATTGATCCTCAAGTGGGGTGGATCAAATGGAGCAGCAACATTGAGTACACCGGAGACTTCGGTATCTGTGCATGGAAGTCTAAGAAGTGAAGATTTGAACAAGAGTGTGAATGATAATCAGGATAATATGAATGCATCAAAGAAACG AAAGATGCAGCACACGTGGACAGAGCGAGTGAGAGTTGATTCTGAAAATGGACTCGAAGGGCCTACCGATGATGGATTTAGTTGGCGAAAATACGGGCAAAAATACATTTTGGGAGCTAAATATCCGAG GAGCTATTACCGATGTACATACCGTCATGTTCAAAATTGCTGGGCGACAAAGCAAGTGCAGAGATCTGATGACGACCTGACCATGTTCGATATCACATACAAAGGAAGCCATACTTGTAACCTGTCCTCCACTAACACAGTTCCACCGCCAGCATCTCCTGAAAAACAGGAACTGAAACTTAACTACGGTCACAATCTTCAGGGCCAACACAGTGAAGCCCTTCCATACTTTAAAAATTCCCTCAGCTACAGCACCGAGGACTTGGTTAATGAGGAGATGCCTGCCCACTTCTCCTTTCAACCAACATTTGCATTCCATGATGAAGAAAACCACTATTTCCCGACCTCGGCTCTTCTTGATGAAAACCACCACCAAGGGGGCACAATATCTCAACATTTAATATCTCCAGCCACATCAGAATCCAATTATTTCTCAGCATCAACCCACGTGAGGATTCCTAATGTTCAGCATTCAGAGGCTGATACTGCAGATATAATCTCAGCCCAAACATCCACAACCAATTCTCCAATTGGAGGCATGGAGTTCTTGATTGATCCCACAAATCTAGATCCAAATTTCGCATTCAACATGCCAGAATTTTTCAcatattcaaattttgaacaTGGACAATAA
- the LOC140886583 gene encoding F-box protein SKIP8-like isoform X1, which translates to MMALLNGSENREIAVEKQIGVSMMEQLVPEITTHALSYLDYPSLCRLSMTNSRMREAANDDNAWKALYHKDFTLEQHNVRPPNGWKAYYAATRTIVNINAEFFRIVRERSFPAMSQFWLNADYVKCFLATGELFSGYDAVMENWQLAFAWDQVTDFQIRDVKARVLTDMAWVTMTAYIEMENDPFNVTNVYEFQNGRWYMVNHHTSTFFGNIGIALLPVH; encoded by the exons ATGATGGCGCTTTTGAATGGGAGTGAGAATAGGGAGATTGCGGTGGAGAAGCAGATAGGGGTGTCCATGATGGAGCAATTAGTGCCAGAGATTACAACGCATGCCCTCAGTTACTTGGATTACCCTAGCCTCTGTAGGCTCTCCATGACGAATTCTCGCATGCGGGAAGCTGCCAATGATGATAATGCTTGGAAGGCCCTATATCATAAG GATTTCACTTTAGAACAACATAATGTAAGACCACCAAATGGATGGAAAGCTTATTATGCAGCTACGAGAACCATAGTAAACATTAATGCTGAGTTTTTTAGGATTGTTAGAGAAAGGTCATTTCCAGCAATGAGCCAGTTTTGGCTTAATGCAGATTATGTGAAGTGTTTTCTTGCGACTGGCGAGTTATTCAGTGG TTATGATGCAGTTATGGAAAACTGGCAGCTAGCATTTGCCTGGGACCAAGTTACTGATTTCCAAATCCGAGATGTAAAAGCTCGGGTGCTGACAGATATGGCTTGGGTTACCATGACTGCTTATATTGAAATGGAAAACGATCCGTTTAATGTGACCAACGTTTATGAATTCCAGAATGGGAGGTGGTATATGGTCAACCATCATACATCAACATTTTTTGGTAATATAGGCATCGCGCTCCTACCTGTGCATTGA
- the LOC140886583 gene encoding F-box protein SKIP8-like isoform X2, whose product MMALLNGSENREIAVEKQIGVSMMEQLVPEITTHALSYLDYPSLCRLSMTNSRMREAANDDNAWKALYHKDFTLEQHNVRPPNGWKAYYAATRTIVNINAEFFRIVRERSFPAMSQFWLNADYVKCFLATGELFSGYGKLAASICLGPSY is encoded by the exons ATGATGGCGCTTTTGAATGGGAGTGAGAATAGGGAGATTGCGGTGGAGAAGCAGATAGGGGTGTCCATGATGGAGCAATTAGTGCCAGAGATTACAACGCATGCCCTCAGTTACTTGGATTACCCTAGCCTCTGTAGGCTCTCCATGACGAATTCTCGCATGCGGGAAGCTGCCAATGATGATAATGCTTGGAAGGCCCTATATCATAAG GATTTCACTTTAGAACAACATAATGTAAGACCACCAAATGGATGGAAAGCTTATTATGCAGCTACGAGAACCATAGTAAACATTAATGCTGAGTTTTTTAGGATTGTTAGAGAAAGGTCATTTCCAGCAATGAGCCAGTTTTGGCTTAATGCAGATTATGTGAAGTGTTTTCTTGCGACTGGCGAGTTATTCAGTGG TTATGGAAAACTGGCAGCTAGCATTTGCCTGGGACCAAGTTACTGA
- the LOC140874488 gene encoding SUN domain-containing protein 5: MKKSRCGEPTKTNPKFRKDCVKKVDDAKKIRRSYCGLSLPLFFTVWCAVILFHAKFGLTNGNKGDANAYNESVNNSSVNYGKLSNNMASVVEDDNENQANAVVMTLNVATISNDPSSFDSYSKPEVSFQGTSQLEELLTVVLGYNSLTCRVEPREDAEQGTHEQPQDWKTQLTYPNLDEFKNITRQEKSGSSPHQLLNITHRLEPDGTAYNYASESKGAKVIAHNKEAKGARNVLGKDHDKYLRNPCSVGGKFFIIELADETLVDAVNIANFEHYSSNFKEFELSGSLVYPTNSWYSLGTFVAENVKHTQCFKLPDPKWARYLKVNLLSHYGSEFYCTLSVVEVYGVDAIEQMLEDLIVSSEESSTNRLMKPNTTVMHLKPLEQGSNNLEVDSVARNVVEAVRDEVETIHEGKKINLDVLKKPTTLGSNSDPKLKTRQHQNNRLHADAALKVLLQKVRLLELNLSVLEEYIKELNRGQGDVLPRLDQELSKFSVLIEKRKSEINDLLEWKKIMEQGIFDLESWRTAVSSRMDHLATENSMLRLKVEKVSDDQSSLEKKELAMLTVSFCFACIAIIKLILGWILKFFIAPMPNGSAFQSRGWTLILISCSLTMLIPLIYS; encoded by the exons ATGAAGAAATCTCGTTGCGGTGAGCCGACGAAAACAAATCCCAAGTTTCGAAAAGACTGCGTGAAAAAAGTGGACGATGCGAAGAAAATTAGGAGAAGCTATTGCGGGCTCTCTCTTCCTCTGTTCTTCACGGTGTGGTGTGCTGTTATCTTGTTTCATGCTAAATTTGGTCTCACCAATGGAAACAAAG GAGATGCCAATGCATATAATGAGAGCGTGAATAACTCTAGTGTTAATTATGGAAAGTTATCCAACAATATGGCTTCTGTTGTAGAAGATGATAACGAGAACCAGGCAAATGCAGTTGTGATGACGTTGAATGTGGCTACGATTAGTAATGATCCAAGTTCATTTGATAGTTATTCCAAACCCGAAGTGTCCTTCCAAGGTACAAGTCAATTAGAGGAATTATTGACAGTTGTTTTAGGTTATAATTCATTAACTTGTCGAGTAGAACCACGAGAAGATGCGGAGCAAGGCACGCACGAACAACCGCAGGATTGGAAAACTCAGTTAACTTATCCTAACCTTGATGAGTTTAAAAACATTACCAGACAAGAAAAAAGTGGGAGTTCACCACACCAGCTATTAAACATCACCCACAGGCTCGAGCCTGATGGGACAGCATATAATTATGCCTCCGAGTCAAAGGGTGCGAAAGTGATTGCTCATAACAAGGAGGCAAAGGGAGCTAGAAATGTATTGGGGAAGGATCACGATAAGTATCTGAGGAACCCTTGTTCAGTGGGGGGGAAATTCTTTATCATCGAGCTTGCTGATGAAACATTGGTGGATGCTGTCAATATTGCAAATTTTGAGCATTACTCTTCTAATTTTAAAGAATTTGAGTTATCTGGGAGCTTGGTATATCCGACCAATTCATGGTATAGTTTGGGGACATTTGTCGCGGAAAATGTAAAGCATACTCAATGCTTTAAGCTACCAGATCCAAAATGGGCTAGATATTTGAAAGTGAATTTACTTAGCCATTATGGGTCGGAGTTCTACTGCACACTTAGTGTTGTAGAGGTGTATGGTGTTGATGCAATAGAACAGATGCTTGAGGATCTTATTGTTTCTTCGGAGGAGTCTTCTACGAATAGACTGATGAAGCCTAATACAACAGTGATGCATTTGAAACCACTGGAACAAGGTTCTAACAATCTTGAAGTAGATAGTGTGGCTCGTAATGTGGTCGAGGCTGTTAGAGATGAAGTTGAAACTATACACGAGGGGAAAAAGATTAACTTGGATGTGCTCAAGAAACCGACGACCTTGGGTAGCAATTCGGATCCTAAGTTGAAAACTCGGCAACATCAAAACAACAGATTACATGCTGATGCAGCCCTTAAGGTATTGTTACAAAAGGTTAGATTGCTAGAGTTGAACTTATCTGTGCTTGAGGAGTACATAAAAGAGCTAAACAGAGGACAAGGAGATGTTTTGCCCAGACTTGACCAAGAGTTATCAAAGTTTTCTGTCCTTATTGAAAAAAGAAAATCGGAGATAAACGATCTCTTGGAATGGAAAAAAATAATG GAACAAGGAATTTTTGATCTTGAGTCCTGGAGAACTGCTGTCTCAAGTCGAATGGATCACTTGGCTACAGAAAATAGCATGCTCAG ATTAAAGGTCGAAAAAGTTTCAGATGATCAATCAAGCTTGGAAAAGAAAGAGCTTGCGATGCTAACCGTGAGCTTTTGCTTCGCATGCATTGCGATCATCAAGTTAATTTTGGGTTGGATCCTGAAATTCTTCATTGCGCCAATGCCTAATGGTTCGGCTTTCCAGTCTAGAGGATGGACTTTGATCCTCATCAGCTGTAGTTTGACAATGCTCATTCCATTGATTTATAGTTAG
- the LOC140878601 gene encoding probable inactive ATP-dependent zinc metalloprotease FTSHI 1, chloroplastic, translated as MYSASLGTLTALNNFPGISPFQRTQTKFIYSIRRRERPHICSNPRVFCRRASSDSSPSAEKDDFVTRVLKENPSQIEPKYLIGDRLYTWKEKESLSRKGFSDRVVKILRSLNLKALVGQSDKENVKGSDSANPDGEVYLKDLLREYKGKLYVPEQVFGANLSEEEEFDKNVKELPVVSYEDFQKYSQSDKVKLVTYKEGRVSYDNDEYRDFVVDLKEIPGEKRLHRTKWIMRLGVDQVKDLLETYTGPRNEIERQMMSFVGKLPEYPHPIASNISSRMMVELGVLTAAMAAAAAVVGGFLASAVFAVTSFVFATAVYVIWPVTKPFIKLFLGLIFGILERVWENLADLFGDGGITSKLYEVYTFGGVSASIEMLKPIMLVFLTMVLLVRFTLSRRPKNFRKWDIWQGIEFSQSKPQARVDGSTGVLFNDVAGIEEAVEELQELVRYLKNPELFDKMGIKPPHGVLLEGPPGCGKTLVAKAIAGEASVPFYQMAGSEFVEVLVGVGSARIRDLFKRAKVNKPSVIFIDEIDALATRRQGIFRESKDQLYNAATQERETTLNQLLIELDGFDTGKGVIFLGATNRMDLLDPALLRPGRFDRKIRIRPPNSKGRLEILKVHARKVKLSSTVDLSNYANNLPGWTGAKLAQLLQEAALVAVRKGHAAILQSDMDNAVDRLTVGPKRVGIELSQQGQCRRATAEVGTALTSHLLRRVENAKVERCDRVSIHPRGHTLSQVVFHRLDDECYVFERRPQLLHRLQVLLGGRAAEEVIFGRDTSKASVSYLADASWLARKIITVWDMENPMVVHGEPPPWRKKVKFVGPRLDFEGSLYDDYDLIEPPFNFKLDDDVAKRTEKLMRDMYQNTVALLRRHNAALLKTVKVLLSQKEISGDEIDFILDNYPAETPPSLVLEERNPESLPFFEEKQAQKNELEYTMLTS; from the exons ATGTATTCGGCTTCATTGGGCACTCTTACAGCTTTAAATAATTTTCCTGGGATATCCCCATTTCAGAGAACACAaactaaatttatatattcaATCAGACGTCGCGAAAGACCGCACATTTGTAGCAATCCGAGAGTGTTTTGCCGGAGAGCTAGTTCAGATTCGAGTCCTTCCGCTGAGAAGGATGATTTCGTAACAAGGGTTTTGAAGGAAAACCCTAGCCAAATTGAACCCAAATACTTGATTGGTGACAGGTTGTATACATGGAAAGAGAAGGAGAGTCTGAGCAGAAAAGGTTTTAGTGATAGGGTTGTGAAGATACTGAGGAGTTTAAATTTGAAGGCTCTGGTAGGGCAAAGTGATAAAGAGAATGTCAAGGGCAGTGACTCAGCAAACCCTGATGGAGAGGTTTATTTGAAGGATTTATTGAGGGAGTACAAGGGGAAGCTTTATGTTCCAGAACAAGTATTTGGGGCCAATTTGTCTGAAGAAGAAGAGTTCGATAAGAATGTAAAAGAGTTGCCTGTAGTGAGCTATGAAGATTTTCAGAAGTACAGTCAGAGTGATAAGGTAAAGTTGGTGACTTATAAGGAGGGCCGTGTTTCTTATGATAACGACGAGTATCGggattttgttgttgatttgaAAGAAATTCCAGGGGAAAAGAGGTTGCATAGAACTAAATG GATTATGAGACTTGGCGTGGACCAAGTGAAAGATCTTTTGGAGACATACACTGGACCTCGCAACGAAATAGAGAGACAAATGATG TCCTTTGTAGGAAAATTACCAGAATATCCTCATCCCATAGCATCAAACATATCAAGCAGAATGATGGTTGAACTTGGAGTGTTAACTGCCGCTATGGCTGCTGCTGCAGCTGTTGTTGGTGGGTTTTTGGCTTCAGCAGTATTTGCTGTCACTAGCTTTGTCTTTGCAACAGCTGTCTATGTCATCTGGCCGGTGACAAAACCATTTATCAAGCTATTTTTGGGTCTCATCTTTGGAATTTTGGAAAGGGTTTGGGAAAATCTTGCTGATTTGTTTGGTGATGGAGGAATTACGTCAAAATTATATGAAGTTTACACTTTTGGTGGAGTGTCTGCCAGTATTGAAATGCTAAAACCAATCATGTTGGTCTTTTTGACAATGGTGCTACTTGTCCGTTTTACACTTTCTAGAAGACctaaaaattttagaaaatgG GATATATGGCAAGGCATTGAATTTTCTCAGTCAAAGCCACAAGCTCGTGTTGAT GGTTCAACTGGAGTATTGTTTAATGATGTAGCAGGGATCGAGGAAGCTGTTGAGGAACTTCAAGAG TTGGTTAGGTACCTCAAGAATCCTGAACTATTTGATAAAATGGGGATAAAGCCCCCACATGGAGTTCTTCTCGAGGGCCCTCCTGGATGTGGCAAG ACACTAGTTGCAAAGGCCATAGCTGGTGAAGCCAGCGTTCCCTTTTACCAAATGGCGGGATCAGAATTTGTTGAAGTGTTAGTTGGTGTTGGTTCTGCTCGAATCAGGGATTTGTTCAAGAGAGCAAAG GTCAATAAACCATCGGTCATTTTTATTGATGAAATTGATGCACTGGCTACAAG GCGGCAAGGGATATTTCGTGAGTCAAAAGACCAGCTATATAATGCTGCGACTCAAGAAAGGGAGACGACTCTGAACCAGCTGTTGATAGAATTAGATGGGTTTGATACAGGTAAAGGTGTTATATTTTTGGGTGCCACTAATCGAATGGATTTACTGGATCCTGCTCTTCTCCGTCCTGGCCGATTTGATCGTAAG ATCAGAATTCGCCCTCCAAATTCAAAAGGAAGATtggaaattttaaaagttcatgCTCGTAAGGTGAAGTTGTCAAGCACGGTCGATTTGTCTAATTATGCGAACAACTTGCCAg GATGGACAGGTGCAAAGCTAGCTCAACTTCTCCAAGAAGCTGCTCTTGTGGCAGTGCGGAAAGGTCATGCTGCAATTCTTCAGTCAGATATGGATAATGCCGTTGATCGACTTACAGTGGGACCGAAGCGAGTCGGAATAGAGCTGAGTCAACAAGGCCAATGTCGCAGAGCTACAGCAGAAGTGGGGACTGCTTTGACTTCTCACCTGCTTAGGCGTGTCGAGAATGCAAAAGTCGAGCGTTGTGATCGCGTATCAATTCATCCTCGTGGACAT ACACTGTCTCAAGTTGTGTTTCATCGTCTAGATGATGAGTGCTATGTGTTTGAGCGCAGACCTCAATTACTGCACCGTCTTCAG GTGTTACTTGGAGGCAGAGCGGCCGAAGAGGTTATTTTTGGGCGGGATACGTCAAAAGCATCAGTCTCTTATCTTGCCGACGCATCTTGGCTTGCTCGTAAGATCATCACAGT ATGGGATATGGAGAATCCAATGGTCGTGCATGGAGAACCTCCACCGTGGAGAAAGAAGGTTAAATTTGTTGGTCCCCGGCTCGACTTTGAGGGTTCCCTTTATGATGACTATGATTTGATTGAGCCACCTTTTAACTTCAAATTAGATGATGACGTTGCAAAAAGGACGGAAAAATTGATGCGTGATATGTATCAAAATACGGTTGCTTTGCTAAGACGCCACAATGCAGCTTTGCTTAAAACTGTCAAG GTTCTTCTTAGTCAGAAAGAGATTAGTGGGGATGAAATCGATTTTATCCTTGACAACTATCCCGCAGAGACCCCTCCGAGTCTGGTATTGGAGGAGAGAAATCCAGAGAGCCTTCCCTTCTTTGAAGAGAAGCAAGCGCAGAAGAATGAATTGGAGTATACCATGTTAACTTCATGA